The genomic DNA CTCCACTGGTGCCACCCTCGCCACCTTCGCCGTCGTCGCCGTCGTCGCCGCCTGACCCGAAGAAGCCGCCGCCGCCGCCGGCACCGGCGGCACCGCCGTCGCCACCGTCGCCACCGTCGCCACCGTCGCCGCCGACGCCACCGTCGCCACCGTCGCCACCGTTGGCATCGGTTCCGATGACCCCGACGGCCGTGCCGCCGTTACCACCCGAGCCGCCCGCGCCACCGGAGCTGGTGGTGTTGCCACCGGCGCCGCCGACACCGCCGCTGCCACCCTTGCCACCGCCGCCGAAGAACCCGCCTGAGCCGCCGGCGCCGCCGGCGCCACCGGCGGTGCCATCTTCGGCGTCCACGCCGTCGTTGCCGTTGGCACCGTTACCGCCGTTGCCGGCGTTGGCGTCGATACCGACCGCACCGACACCGGCTCCGCCGTCACCACCCGACCCACCGGCACCGCCGGGCGTCAGGCTCGGGCTACCCGCTCCACCGTTGCCGGCGGGAACGAGCGGCGGGACCTGCGGCAAGCCGGGTGCGCCCGGAAGCCCCGGCAGCGGGATGTTGGGCACCGCGTCGTCGCCGTCCACACCGTTGCCGCCGTTGCCGCCGTTACCACCCTGACCGAAGAGGCCGAAGAAGCCTGCGTTGCCACCGGCGCCGCCGTTGCCACCAGCGGTCTTCTCGCCCCCGAGCAGCGGATCGACACCGTCGCCGCCATTACCACCACTGCCGCCGTTGCCGAAGAAGGCGAAGAAGCCGGCGCTACCGCCGTTGCCGCCGTTGCGACCCAGGGTGCTGTCGCCGCCGTCGCCACCGTCGCCGTAGTAGAGGCCGCCGTTGCCACCGTTTCCGCCGCGGATGACGCCCAGCGGATCGGTGTAGCCGTCGCCGCCGCTGCCCACGAAGATGCCGCCGTTGAAGCCGTCCGGATGCAGAGCGTTGCCGTCTGCGCCGTTGCCGATGAAGAAGTTCAGAACCGGGATGGCGCCGGCGAAGTCGAGGAAGGCCTCGATCGGAGCTGCGAAGGGCTCCGGGGCCAGAGATGCCCCGAACAGCGAGTTCGGCGTCGGGCTGGATACAAGACCGGCGGTGAAGACCGTGTCTTCACAGCCGAACAGCTGGGTGCAGGTCTCTTCGACCGGCGCCGCGGCGGCCGTGCTGGCGGTGGCCAGCATGGCGACCGCAGGCGCTCCGAGGATCAGGCCCGCGCCCGCCACGGCCGCGCCTGTGGCGACCAGCGAGCGCCGGCGACCGGCAGACTTCGAGTGCTTGGACATATGGACTTCCCCTCCGCAGACGTGGCGCACATCACAGATAAGGTGATTGCCTCAGCAACGTAACACCCCGCGCGCCCGCTGGGAACCACCTGGCCAAAAATTTTGTTTGCAGGACACCTGCGTTTGTATTGCTACTTGCCATCGCCCACCTGCTTTACCTGAGATTCACCTGAACAACCCTGAGCGGGGCCACAGGATCTCGATTGATTCGTTTTTCCAGCTGAAACCAGATCTTTTGTAGAAATCCGCAGGTCAACGTCTATATGGATCCAAATGATGGCGGCATCATCTCAGGTTTGACTCAGCTTTCGACGCTTCGCCCCCGCTGATATCGCGATTAGCTGCCAGCGGCCGTCCACTCACGTTGAATTCATCTTTGGCCACAATTTCGGGGCCTCCAGCAAGCGCCTGAGACAACGTCCACAAAACGAAATCTGGTGTTGCGTCGAACGCGCGTTTAACATGTTGAACATGCGTTCAGCCGATTTGACCACTGCCGCCAGAATCCGCGACGCCGCCATCGCGCAGTTCGGCGAGCACGGCTTCGGCGTGGGCGTGCGGGCCATCGCCAAGGTTGCCGGCGTGAGCCCCAGCCTGGTGATACACCACTTCGGCTCCAAAGAAGGACTGCAGTCCGCGTGCGACGACTACATCGCCGAATTGGTTCGTAGCTCGAAATCGCAATCGCTGCAAACCCATGACCCCGCGGCATGGTTCGCCGCGCTGGCCGAGATCGACGACTTCGCACCGGCGATGTCCTACCTGGTGCGCAGCATGCAATCCGGCAGTGAGCTCGCAAAGGGACTGTGGCGCACCATGATTGCCAATACTGAGGCCTATCTGGCCGACGGCGTGGCCGCCGGCACCATCCGGGAATCGCCAGATCCGAAGGCGCGCGCCAAGTTCCTGGGAATCATGGGCGGCGGCGGGTTCCTGCTGTACCTGCAGCTGCACGAGCACCCCGACGACATGCGCAGGGTGTTGCACGACTACGCCAACGACATGGTGCTGCCCGCGCTGGAGGTCTACACCCATGGCCTGCTGACCGATTCCGCGATGTACGACGCGTTCGTCGCTCGACAGATTGGAGAACAAGATGGCCATTGACATCCGGGGGCTGCGGAAGACATTCGGTTCCGCGGTCGCACTGGACGGCTTGGATCTCGGCGTGCGTGACGGTGAGGTCCACGGGTTCCTCGGCCCGAACGGAGCCGGCAAATCCACCACCATGCGTATTCTGCTGGGACTGGTCAGGGCCGACAGTGGAACCGTCCGACTGCTGGATGGCGATCCGTGGACCGACGCTGTGCGACTGCATCGTGATATCGCCTATGTGCCAGGCGATGTCACGCTGTGGCCCACGCTGACGGGAGGCGAGACCATCGACCTGCTGG from Mycolicibacterium tokaiense includes the following:
- a CDS encoding TetR/AcrR family transcriptional regulator, which translates into the protein MRSADLTTAARIRDAAIAQFGEHGFGVGVRAIAKVAGVSPSLVIHHFGSKEGLQSACDDYIAELVRSSKSQSLQTHDPAAWFAALAEIDDFAPAMSYLVRSMQSGSELAKGLWRTMIANTEAYLADGVAAGTIRESPDPKARAKFLGIMGGGGFLLYLQLHEHPDDMRRVLHDYANDMVLPALEVYTHGLLTDSAMYDAFVARQIGEQDGH
- a CDS encoding PGRS repeat-containing protein codes for the protein MSKHSKSAGRRRSLVATGAAVAGAGLILGAPAVAMLATASTAAAAPVEETCTQLFGCEDTVFTAGLVSSPTPNSLFGASLAPEPFAAPIEAFLDFAGAIPVLNFFIGNGADGNALHPDGFNGGIFVGSGGDGYTDPLGVIRGGNGGNGGLYYGDGGDGGDSTLGRNGGNGGSAGFFAFFGNGGSGGNGGDGVDPLLGGEKTAGGNGGAGGNAGFFGLFGQGGNGGNGGNGVDGDDAVPNIPLPGLPGAPGLPQVPPLVPAGNGGAGSPSLTPGGAGGSGGDGGAGVGAVGIDANAGNGGNGANGNDGVDAEDGTAGGAGGAGGSGGFFGGGGKGGSGGVGGAGGNTTSSGGAGGSGGNGGTAVGVIGTDANGGDGGDGGVGGDGGDGGDGGDGGAAGAGGGGGFFGSGGDDGDDGEGGEGGTSGVGGAGGNGGAGGTGTAVGGGVGTDGDDGADGDDGADGSSSDGETGGNTGSASSDD